From Citricoccus sp. SGAir0253, a single genomic window includes:
- the argB gene encoding acetylglutamate kinase, which translates to MTAQDPAGTPAPAPAGPAAPPAPASPAGPRDRARAAAKAAVLLEALPWIQRFAGTTMVIKYGGNAMVSEPLRRAFAEDIVFLHHCGIHPVVVHGGGPQINTMLDRLGIDSEFRGGLRVTTAEAMDVVRMVLTGQVGRELVGLVNGHGPYAVGMSGEDAALFRAVRTGTVVDGEPVDLGLVGEVTGVNPAAIRDLIDNGRIPVVSSVAPETGPDGTATGEVLNVNADTAAAALAIALGAAKLVVLTDVEGLYSDWPDRDSLVSSLTAGELRALLPRLESGMIPKMSACLTAVDGGVPQAHIVDGREPHSMLLEIFTADGVGTQVLPDAADPGASRAETTTTGTP; encoded by the coding sequence GTGACCGCACAGGACCCCGCCGGGACCCCCGCCCCGGCTCCCGCCGGCCCCGCCGCGCCCCCGGCGCCCGCCTCCCCGGCCGGCCCCCGGGACCGGGCCCGCGCCGCGGCCAAGGCCGCCGTGCTGCTCGAGGCGCTGCCGTGGATCCAGCGCTTCGCCGGCACCACGATGGTCATCAAGTACGGCGGGAACGCCATGGTCTCCGAGCCGCTGCGGCGCGCCTTCGCCGAGGACATCGTGTTCCTGCACCACTGCGGCATCCACCCCGTGGTGGTGCACGGCGGCGGCCCGCAGATCAACACCATGCTGGACCGCCTGGGCATCGACTCCGAGTTCCGGGGCGGGCTGCGCGTGACCACGGCCGAGGCCATGGACGTGGTGCGGATGGTGCTCACCGGGCAGGTCGGCCGCGAGCTGGTGGGCCTGGTCAACGGCCACGGCCCGTACGCCGTCGGGATGTCCGGTGAGGACGCCGCGCTGTTCCGGGCCGTGCGCACGGGGACCGTGGTGGACGGCGAGCCCGTCGACCTCGGCCTAGTCGGTGAGGTCACCGGGGTCAACCCCGCCGCGATCCGCGACCTCATCGACAACGGCCGCATCCCCGTGGTGTCCTCCGTGGCACCCGAGACCGGCCCGGACGGCACCGCCACCGGCGAGGTGCTCAACGTCAACGCAGACACCGCCGCCGCGGCCCTGGCCATCGCGCTGGGGGCGGCCAAGCTCGTGGTGCTCACGGACGTCGAGGGCCTGTACTCGGACTGGCCGGACCGGGACTCGCTCGTGTCCTCCCTGACGGCCGGCGAGCTGCGCGCCCTCCTGCCGCGCCTGGAGTCGGGCATGATCCCCAAGATGTCCGCGTGCCTCACCGCCGTCGACGGCGGGGTGCCCCAGGCCCACATCGTGGACGGGCGCGAACCGCACTCGATGCTGCTGGAGATCTTCACCGCCGACGGGGTGGGCACCCAGGTGCTGCCCGACGCGGCGGACCCGGGCGCGTCCCGGGCCGAGACCACGACGACAGGAACCCCATGA